In a single window of the uncultured Pseudodesulfovibrio sp. genome:
- a CDS encoding MFS transporter, whose translation MPEAAPSPRHVPPRPVRALFSWALYDWANSGFAALVQTFVFAAYFTRAVAENETLGTALWGNMMGVAGLIIGLGGPLLGAVADRSGRRKPWLAAFTGLCIAATGLLWFVRPDPAWVWPALLLAGAGTLGSEYAMIFYNAMLPDLADKSRIGRWSGWGWGLGYAGGLVLLVIALYGLVQPPGWFGVPREDALNVRAVMPMTALWYLLFCLPLFLFTPDAPSARIPLKRAVAEGAAQLRRSLGNLRRHRSIALFLLARMFYNDGLTTMFAFGGIYAAAAFGMDSSEVIIFGIGLNVTAGLGAASFAWLDDRLGPRLTILLSLIGLIVPGAAILLVKSKTLFWIFGLSLGIFVGPVQASSRSWLAHAAPAEVRTEMFGLMALSGKLTSFIGPFLVGWLTLATGSQRLGMSAVVGLFVLGLIVMLFVPRAQRNQE comes from the coding sequence ATGCCCGAAGCAGCCCCCTCCCCCCGCCATGTTCCGCCGCGACCGGTACGCGCCCTGTTTTCATGGGCTCTCTACGACTGGGCCAACTCCGGGTTTGCGGCCCTGGTCCAGACCTTTGTCTTCGCCGCCTACTTTACCCGCGCCGTTGCCGAGAACGAAACCCTGGGAACAGCCCTGTGGGGCAACATGATGGGCGTGGCCGGGCTGATCATCGGCCTGGGCGGCCCTCTGCTCGGGGCCGTGGCCGACCGCTCCGGACGGCGCAAGCCCTGGCTGGCCGCCTTCACCGGGCTGTGCATCGCGGCCACCGGGCTGCTCTGGTTCGTCAGACCGGACCCGGCCTGGGTCTGGCCCGCCCTGCTCCTGGCCGGGGCCGGGACCCTGGGCAGCGAATACGCCATGATTTTCTACAACGCCATGCTCCCGGATCTGGCCGACAAGTCCCGCATCGGCCGCTGGTCGGGCTGGGGCTGGGGGCTGGGTTATGCCGGTGGGCTGGTCCTGCTGGTCATCGCGCTCTATGGGCTGGTCCAGCCGCCCGGCTGGTTCGGCGTACCGCGTGAGGACGCACTGAACGTGCGCGCGGTCATGCCCATGACCGCCCTGTGGTACCTGCTCTTCTGCCTGCCGCTTTTCCTGTTCACCCCGGACGCGCCGTCCGCGCGCATCCCGCTCAAACGCGCCGTGGCCGAGGGTGCGGCCCAGCTGCGCCGCTCGCTCGGCAACCTGCGCAGGCACCGCTCAATCGCCCTGTTCCTGCTGGCCCGCATGTTCTACAACGACGGTCTGACGACCATGTTCGCCTTTGGCGGCATTTATGCGGCAGCGGCCTTCGGCATGGATTCGAGCGAGGTCATCATCTTCGGCATCGGTCTGAACGTCACCGCCGGACTGGGCGCGGCCTCGTTCGCCTGGCTGGACGACCGGCTGGGGCCCAGGCTGACCATTCTGCTCTCCCTGATCGGCCTGATCGTACCCGGCGCGGCCATCCTGCTGGTGAAGAGCAAGACCCTGTTCTGGATTTTCGGGCTCTCTCTGGGTATATTCGTAGGGCCGGTCCAGGCCTCGAGCAGGTCGTGGCTCGCCCATGCGGCCCCGGCCGAGGTGCGCACCGAGATGTTCGGGCTCATGGCCCTGTCTGGGAAGCTGACCTCGTTCATCGGACCGTTTCTGGTGGGCTGGCTTACCCTGGCCACCGGCAGCCAACGGCTGGGCATGTCCGCCGTGGTGGGGCTCTTTGTCCTCGGCCTGATCGTCATGCTCTTCGTGCCCCGCGCACAACGCAACCAGGAGTAA
- the fsa gene encoding fructose-6-phosphate aldolase: MQFFLDTANLDQIREVGELGLLDGVTTNPTLMSREGGDWRKQAARICEMVDGPVSLEVIGTGHEEMIKEAKDLVSFGTNVVVKIPMIPEGLKALKELTERGIKTNVTLVFSPTQALLAAKLGATYVSPFVGRLDGLSQSGMEGVDQMRTMFDNYGFDTKILVASVRHPMHVLDAGLIGADVITLPYATIMQLMHHPLTDKGLAAFLADWEAFQKGE; the protein is encoded by the coding sequence ATGCAATTCTTTCTCGATACCGCCAACCTGGACCAGATCCGCGAAGTGGGCGAACTCGGCCTGCTCGACGGCGTAACCACCAACCCGACGCTCATGTCCCGCGAAGGCGGCGACTGGCGCAAGCAGGCCGCGCGCATCTGCGAGATGGTGGACGGGCCGGTTTCTCTGGAGGTCATCGGCACCGGCCATGAAGAGATGATCAAGGAGGCCAAGGATCTGGTCTCCTTCGGCACCAACGTGGTGGTCAAGATTCCGATGATCCCCGAAGGACTCAAGGCGCTCAAGGAGCTGACCGAGCGCGGCATAAAGACCAACGTGACCCTGGTCTTCTCGCCGACCCAGGCCCTGCTCGCAGCCAAGCTCGGAGCCACCTACGTCTCGCCCTTCGTGGGCAGGCTCGACGGGCTGAGCCAGTCCGGCATGGAAGGCGTGGACCAGATGCGGACCATGTTCGACAACTACGGCTTCGACACCAAAATCCTGGTCGCCTCGGTGCGCCACCCCATGCACGTGCTCGACGCGGGCCTGATCGGCGCGGACGTCATCACCCTGCCGTACGCGACCATCATGCAGCTCATGCACCACCCCCTGACCGACAAGGGGCTGGCCGCCTTCCTGGCCGACTGGGAGGCATTCCAGAAAGGCGAATAG
- a CDS encoding flagellar brake protein: protein MLAPAEARVLKIPGVQLRVSLGKNVVIRVPGADQSYRGRIVGLEPYEYLIVSVRLPGRIRDQLALGGEIIVKYVHQGTVYGFKSTTFNAVTSPTSLIFCAYPTVIEKVELRRDTRTKCSIDARLLTEDAEYECLIANISSTGCKITVRACARDSIARLEGGDTMMIAANLGIEGSLKLPIVVRNIKREQGLHVIGAMFLDLNEIEQERIGTYLERMRRLSL from the coding sequence ATGCTCGCCCCGGCCGAGGCCAGGGTGCTGAAGATTCCGGGCGTGCAGCTGCGCGTCTCTCTGGGCAAGAATGTGGTCATCCGCGTTCCGGGCGCGGACCAGTCCTACCGGGGTCGCATCGTGGGCCTCGAACCGTACGAGTATCTCATCGTGTCGGTCAGGTTGCCCGGGCGTATTCGCGACCAGCTGGCCCTGGGCGGCGAGATCATCGTAAAATACGTCCATCAGGGAACGGTCTACGGGTTCAAGAGCACGACATTCAATGCCGTCACCTCACCCACCTCGCTGATCTTCTGTGCCTACCCGACGGTTATCGAGAAGGTCGAACTGAGGCGGGACACCCGGACCAAGTGCAGTATCGACGCCCGGCTTCTGACCGAAGACGCCGAGTACGAGTGCCTGATAGCCAACATAAGCTCCACGGGGTGCAAGATCACGGTGCGAGCCTGCGCACGGGATTCCATCGCACGACTCGAGGGGGGCGACACCATGATGATCGCCGCCAACCTGGGGATCGAGGGCTCGCTCAAACTGCCCATCGTGGTCCGAAACATCAAACGGGAACAGGGGCTGCATGTCATCGGGGCCATGTTCCTGGACCTGAACGAGATCGAACAAGAACGCATCGGGACGTATCTGGAGAGAATGCGCAGACTGTCCCTTTAA
- a CDS encoding NAD(P)H-dependent glycerol-3-phosphate dehydrogenase: MKIAVLGAGAWGTTLADMLAKNGRNTTLWAREPEVAADIRKHRENRVFLPGVNLSGDLKVESDPETAFAGADYFLVVIPSQFIRSALSGFRDLLPERPVIVNASKGIELSTLAPVSRVVAEALQGKAPRYAALCGPSFAAEVSRDMPTSVSLGCEDHDLGRELQEAFSTPYFRVYYTPDYRGVELGGAVKNVIAIAAGIADGLGFGHDARAALITRGLAELSRLGEAMGGQERTFMGLSGMGDLVLTCTGDLSRNRQVGLKLGQGRTLDEIINEMKAVAEGVKTTQSLHDLAAKLNVELPITEQVYKILYEGKDPAEATTDLMSRDLKDE; encoded by the coding sequence ATGAAGATAGCCGTACTGGGCGCGGGCGCATGGGGCACCACCCTGGCCGACATGCTCGCCAAAAACGGACGGAACACCACTCTGTGGGCGCGTGAGCCCGAGGTGGCGGCCGACATCCGCAAGCATCGCGAGAACCGCGTCTTCCTGCCCGGCGTGAACCTGTCGGGCGACCTCAAGGTCGAATCCGATCCGGAAACGGCCTTTGCCGGGGCCGACTACTTCCTGGTGGTCATCCCCAGCCAGTTCATCCGTTCGGCATTGTCCGGGTTCCGCGACCTGCTCCCGGAAAGGCCGGTGATCGTCAACGCGTCCAAGGGCATCGAGCTGTCCACCCTGGCCCCGGTGTCCCGCGTGGTGGCCGAAGCGCTACAGGGCAAGGCTCCGCGCTATGCGGCGCTGTGCGGTCCGTCGTTCGCGGCCGAGGTGTCCAGGGACATGCCCACGTCCGTATCGTTGGGCTGTGAGGACCATGATCTGGGCCGTGAACTGCAGGAGGCTTTCTCCACTCCGTATTTCCGTGTCTACTACACCCCGGACTACCGGGGCGTGGAGCTGGGCGGCGCGGTCAAGAACGTCATCGCCATCGCGGCGGGCATCGCCGACGGGCTGGGCTTCGGGCACGACGCCCGGGCGGCCCTGATAACGCGCGGGCTGGCCGAATTGAGCCGCCTGGGTGAGGCCATGGGCGGCCAGGAGCGGACCTTCATGGGGTTGTCCGGCATGGGCGATCTGGTCCTGACCTGCACCGGCGACCTGTCGCGCAACCGTCAGGTGGGGTTGAAACTCGGGCAGGGCCGGACCCTGGACGAGATCATCAACGAGATGAAGGCCGTGGCCGAAGGCGTCAAAACCACCCAGTCCCTGCACGACCTGGCGGCCAAACTCAATGTGGAGTTGCCCATAACCGAACAGGTCTATAAGATATTGTACGAAGGCAAGGACCCGGCCGAGGCCACCACGGACCTGATGAGCCGGGATTTGAAAGATGAATAA
- a CDS encoding transporter substrate-binding domain-containing protein, with translation MILFPSLSGVVPALAQGPVVLVTDEYPPYVLGKGERPGLLTEIVTAAFAEAGVETKILYRPWRRCALMINEGEAFGAYPYARTEQRAAYAWFSEPIWVCRNVFFYLKGRMGDFDYTSLNALKEYTIAGTSGHYYEEIFKQKGLNVDYAPGEASGVRKLWELRSALFAEDELVGWTLINRIFPSRAHLFRSTPTPWNLNPQHIMVSRNYPGSRELLQRFNKGMEDIRRNGTYDRLVDRYCQRGRELPNGAVKTVR, from the coding sequence ATGATCCTGTTTCCCTCTCTTTCGGGAGTCGTCCCGGCGCTGGCCCAGGGGCCGGTGGTACTCGTTACCGACGAATACCCGCCGTATGTTCTCGGTAAGGGGGAGCGGCCCGGCCTGTTGACCGAGATCGTCACGGCCGCCTTTGCCGAGGCCGGGGTGGAGACAAAAATCCTGTATCGTCCCTGGAGGCGTTGCGCCCTGATGATCAACGAAGGCGAGGCGTTCGGAGCCTATCCCTACGCCCGAACCGAACAACGGGCGGCATATGCCTGGTTCAGCGAACCCATCTGGGTGTGCCGCAACGTCTTCTTCTACCTCAAGGGGCGGATGGGAGATTTCGATTACACTTCCCTCAACGCGCTGAAAGAGTACACCATTGCCGGGACCTCGGGGCATTACTACGAGGAAATCTTCAAGCAGAAGGGACTGAACGTGGACTATGCCCCGGGTGAAGCCTCCGGCGTGCGCAAGTTGTGGGAGCTGCGGTCAGCCCTGTTCGCCGAGGATGAACTGGTGGGCTGGACCCTGATAAACCGCATTTTCCCCAGCCGCGCCCATCTCTTCAGATCCACCCCCACCCCCTGGAACCTGAATCCGCAGCACATCATGGTCTCCCGGAACTACCCCGGATCGCGCGAGCTGTTGCAACGTTTCAACAAGGGGATGGAGGACATCCGTAGAAACGGGACCTACGACCGTCTGGTGGACCGGTATTGCCAACGCGGCCGGGAACTGCCCAACGGCGCGGTTAAGACTGTTCGCTGA
- the cbiD gene encoding cobalt-precorrin-5B (C(1))-methyltransferase CbiD has product MTKTLRSGRTTGSCASAATMAGVHFLLTGERLEAVDVPLPPGGFLAVPIERIEPEGDAVRVSVVKDGGDDPDVTHGHDIQAVVRLETDGPTPPALVLDGGRGVGRVTLPGLPVPVGEPAINPEPRKQIEAAARLAAGDLEAGRILVTVEVPDGEALAKATMNPRLGIVGGISILGTQGIVKPYSHASFKATIEEGLSVARAQGLDHAVFTTGRRSERFYMERHPDVPQTALIQAADFFASSMRAAAEYGFSRVTWAVFFGKLVKQAQGLEYTHAKTHPVDFELLARAAQEAGIDPAQLPAIREANTAAQVLDMLRDDPARQNFLKLLVKEAAGHADKWAGKRCTVSYAVFDFDGQPLGD; this is encoded by the coding sequence GTGACGAAAACGCTTCGTAGCGGCCGGACCACCGGCTCCTGCGCCTCGGCCGCGACCATGGCCGGGGTCCACTTCCTGCTGACGGGCGAACGGCTCGAAGCCGTGGACGTCCCCCTGCCGCCCGGCGGCTTTCTGGCCGTACCGATCGAACGCATCGAGCCCGAGGGCGACGCGGTGCGTGTGAGCGTGGTCAAGGACGGAGGCGACGACCCGGACGTGACCCACGGACACGACATCCAGGCCGTGGTCCGTCTGGAAACGGACGGTCCCACACCGCCCGCACTGGTCCTCGACGGAGGCCGGGGCGTGGGCCGGGTCACCCTGCCGGGGCTGCCCGTTCCCGTGGGCGAACCGGCCATCAACCCGGAGCCTCGCAAGCAGATAGAGGCGGCGGCCCGACTGGCCGCCGGAGACCTTGAGGCTGGCCGCATACTGGTGACCGTGGAGGTCCCCGACGGCGAGGCCCTGGCCAAAGCGACCATGAATCCCCGTCTGGGAATTGTCGGCGGCATCTCCATCCTCGGCACCCAGGGCATCGTCAAGCCCTACTCCCACGCCTCGTTCAAGGCGACCATCGAAGAGGGGCTGAGCGTGGCCCGCGCCCAGGGACTGGACCACGCGGTCTTCACCACGGGCAGGCGCAGCGAACGGTTCTACATGGAACGCCACCCGGACGTGCCGCAAACCGCCCTGATCCAGGCCGCGGACTTCTTCGCCTCTTCCATGAGGGCCGCGGCAGAGTATGGATTCTCACGGGTTACCTGGGCCGTATTCTTCGGCAAGCTGGTCAAGCAGGCCCAAGGGCTGGAGTACACCCACGCCAAGACCCACCCCGTGGACTTCGAACTGCTGGCCCGAGCCGCTCAGGAAGCGGGCATTGATCCGGCGCAACTCCCGGCCATACGCGAAGCCAACACCGCGGCCCAGGTTCTGGACATGCTCCGGGACGACCCCGCCCGACAGAATTTCCTTAAATTACTGGTAAAGGAAGCAGCCGGACATGCCGATAAGTGGGCAGGCAAGAGATGTACGGTCTCCTACGCGGTGTTCGATTTCGACGGACAACCCCTCGGAGACTAG
- a CDS encoding SDR family oxidoreductase: MADRPVLVLGSTGYVGGRLVPLLLSRGYRVRAAGRSVEKIRARSWGDKVEAVRADMHDPESLKQAAQGCDVCFYLVHSMTRPGRDFAEQERDAAYNMVRAAGHADLKRIIYLGGLGEDLEDHPLSKHLRSRAEVGRILTLGPARVTTLRAAQIIGSGSSSFELVRYLADRLPFMITPAWVRTKTQPIAIRNVLGYLAGCMENEATAGLTLDIGGPDVLSYAELFHLYAEVAGIPRRQLLPLPFVSPRLSSFWVSLITPVPMALSSALIDGLRNEVVCRNNHIRELVPQELLSCREAIRLALEKTKQQAVETCLFDVGSACMPEWASADDPLYAGGTRFEMGYKARLQGDPNKVWEQVARIGGEQGWYFGDPLWRMRGFIDRLLAGPGMNRGRPRGDKPPRVGDALDFWRVLASDQGRRLLLLAEMRLPGEALLEFKLDAQWGNAVDLSMTAKFLPRGLTGILYWYAMYPFHVVLFKNIIENISDLAGTTLYEPARRVR, encoded by the coding sequence ATGGCTGACCGTCCGGTTCTCGTTCTCGGCTCCACGGGCTACGTGGGCGGGCGGCTGGTGCCGCTGCTGCTCTCACGCGGATATCGGGTACGGGCCGCCGGGCGCAGCGTGGAGAAGATCCGCGCCCGCTCCTGGGGCGACAAGGTCGAGGCCGTGCGCGCGGACATGCACGACCCGGAGAGCCTGAAACAGGCGGCCCAGGGGTGCGACGTCTGCTTCTATCTGGTCCACTCCATGACCCGCCCGGGCCGCGACTTCGCGGAACAGGAACGGGACGCGGCCTACAACATGGTCCGGGCAGCCGGACACGCCGACCTGAAGCGGATCATCTATCTGGGCGGCCTGGGCGAAGACCTCGAGGACCATCCCCTTTCCAAGCATCTGCGTTCCAGGGCCGAGGTGGGCCGTATCCTGACTCTCGGCCCGGCCCGCGTAACCACCCTGCGCGCGGCCCAGATCATCGGGTCGGGCTCCTCGTCCTTCGAGCTGGTCCGCTATCTGGCCGACCGCCTGCCGTTCATGATCACCCCGGCCTGGGTCCGCACCAAGACCCAGCCCATAGCCATCCGCAACGTCCTCGGCTACCTGGCCGGCTGTATGGAAAACGAGGCCACGGCCGGACTGACGCTGGACATCGGCGGGCCGGACGTTCTGTCCTACGCGGAACTGTTCCACCTGTACGCCGAGGTGGCCGGCATCCCCCGGCGGCAACTCCTGCCCCTGCCTTTTGTCTCACCACGGCTGTCATCCTTCTGGGTGTCGCTGATCACCCCGGTGCCCATGGCCCTGTCCAGCGCCCTTATAGACGGGCTGCGCAACGAAGTGGTCTGCCGGAACAACCACATCCGCGAGCTGGTGCCCCAGGAACTGCTTTCCTGCCGCGAGGCCATCCGTCTCGCTCTGGAAAAGACCAAGCAGCAGGCCGTGGAAACCTGCCTGTTCGACGTGGGAAGCGCCTGCATGCCCGAATGGGCCTCGGCCGACGACCCGCTCTACGCGGGCGGCACCCGGTTCGAGATGGGCTACAAGGCGAGGCTCCAGGGCGACCCGAACAAGGTCTGGGAGCAGGTGGCCCGCATCGGCGGGGAACAGGGATGGTATTTCGGCGACCCGCTGTGGCGCATGCGCGGCTTCATCGACCGGCTCCTGGCCGGACCGGGCATGAATAGGGGCCGCCCGCGCGGCGACAAGCCTCCGCGCGTGGGCGACGCCCTGGACTTCTGGCGGGTGCTCGCCTCGGACCAGGGACGTAGGCTCCTGCTTCTGGCCGAGATGCGTCTGCCCGGCGAGGCGCTGCTGGAATTCAAGCTGGATGCCCAGTGGGGCAACGCCGTGGATCTGTCCATGACCGCCAAATTCCTGCCCCGGGGACTGACCGGCATACTCTACTGGTACGCCATGTACCCGTTCCACGTGGTCCTCTTCAAAAACATCATCGAGAACATCTCCGATCTGGCGGGCACCACGTTGTACGAGCCCGCCCGGAGGGTGCGCTAG
- the cbiE gene encoding precorrin-6y C5,15-methyltransferase (decarboxylating) subunit CbiE encodes MTKMEPVRIIGLPPGSLIPSGTAASALAEADLVVGGKRLLAACPDTLIPEHAHRLAIAGPLKPIIEAVRRNARKGRKVVILADGDPLFFGIGKRLGEELGRENLIVEPSLSTMQLAAARLALPWQDMDFVSLHGRDDYAPLYAALVRADLIAVFTDTVNTPAEVARALLERGADCFSMTVLENLGAPDELIRPLALWETWGMEFSPLNLVVLERQYPPEIPLSLGIPDHFYLHQKNLITKLPVRAAGLAHLGVTPESTVWDLGAGCGSVSIEASHLARRGRVFAVERNKTRAAMIRENIRRTGAWLVDVILGEMPGALDGLPEPDRIFIGGGLGGEANQDTVLLETACRKLAPRGRVVVHCILLDSLHAAKAHFQSLGWHFGVTQLQASATDSLAGDLRFKAQNPVFVLWAERP; translated from the coding sequence ATGACCAAGATGGAACCTGTTCGCATCATCGGGCTGCCCCCCGGCTCCCTTATCCCCTCCGGCACCGCGGCTTCGGCCCTGGCCGAGGCTGATCTCGTGGTCGGCGGCAAGCGGCTGCTTGCGGCCTGCCCGGACACGCTCATACCGGAGCACGCCCACCGGCTGGCCATCGCAGGACCGCTCAAACCGATCATCGAGGCCGTTCGCCGCAACGCCCGCAAGGGACGCAAGGTGGTCATTCTGGCCGACGGCGATCCGCTCTTCTTCGGCATCGGCAAACGGCTGGGCGAGGAACTTGGGCGTGAAAATCTGATTGTGGAGCCGAGCCTGTCCACCATGCAACTGGCCGCCGCCCGGCTGGCCCTGCCCTGGCAGGACATGGATTTCGTTTCCCTGCACGGCCGCGACGACTATGCACCGTTGTATGCAGCCTTGGTGCGCGCGGATTTGATCGCGGTCTTCACAGACACGGTGAACACGCCCGCCGAGGTGGCCCGCGCACTGCTGGAACGCGGCGCGGACTGCTTTTCCATGACCGTGCTCGAAAACCTGGGCGCGCCGGACGAGCTGATCCGCCCCCTGGCCCTTTGGGAGACCTGGGGCATGGAGTTCTCGCCGCTGAACCTGGTCGTCCTGGAGCGGCAATACCCGCCGGAGATCCCCTTGTCCCTGGGCATCCCGGACCATTTCTACCTGCACCAGAAGAACCTGATCACCAAGCTGCCCGTGCGCGCGGCAGGGCTGGCCCACCTGGGCGTGACCCCCGAATCCACGGTCTGGGACCTGGGCGCGGGCTGCGGCTCCGTGTCCATCGAGGCCTCGCATCTGGCACGGCGCGGCAGGGTCTTTGCGGTGGAACGCAACAAGACCCGCGCGGCCATGATCCGCGAAAACATCCGGCGTACCGGGGCATGGCTGGTGGACGTGATTCTCGGCGAGATGCCCGGCGCACTGGACGGGCTGCCCGAGCCGGACCGCATCTTCATCGGCGGGGGGCTGGGCGGCGAAGCCAACCAGGATACCGTCCTGCTCGAGACCGCCTGCCGCAAGCTCGCGCCGCGCGGACGGGTGGTCGTCCACTGCATCCTGCTCGATTCCCTGCACGCGGCCAAGGCCCACTTCCAGTCCCTGGGCTGGCATTTCGGCGTGACCCAGCTCCAGGCCTCGGCCACGGACTCCCTGGCCGGGGACCTGCGCTTCAAGGCGCAGAATCCGGTTTTCGTGCTCTGGGCGGAAAGGCCCTAG
- the amrA gene encoding AmmeMemoRadiSam system protein A, whose translation MSDFRFELTDEEKQYLKGLVVQAISSGLGMDSETTQPEPPTDKLREHLGAFVTLKIGGNLRGCIGNVLGSGPLYRTVWDMALSAAFRDPRFPPLNETEFKRVEYEISILSPVEPCPDPKLVEVGRHGLIMSRSGRSGLLLPQVPVEWSWDRETFLAQTCNKAGLPRDAWKDSDTDIFWFEAEVF comes from the coding sequence ATGTCCGACTTCCGTTTCGAACTGACCGATGAGGAAAAACAGTATCTCAAGGGCTTGGTGGTTCAGGCCATTTCGTCCGGCCTGGGCATGGACAGCGAGACCACGCAGCCCGAACCGCCCACGGACAAGCTTCGCGAGCACCTGGGCGCGTTCGTGACCCTCAAGATCGGGGGCAACCTGCGCGGCTGCATCGGCAACGTCCTGGGGTCGGGTCCGCTCTACCGCACGGTCTGGGACATGGCCCTGTCCGCCGCCTTCCGCGACCCGCGCTTTCCTCCTCTGAACGAGACTGAATTCAAGCGCGTCGAATACGAAATCTCCATCCTGAGCCCCGTAGAGCCGTGCCCGGACCCGAAACTGGTCGAGGTCGGCCGCCACGGACTGATCATGAGCCGAAGCGGCAGGTCCGGTCTGCTGCTGCCGCAGGTGCCGGTGGAATGGAGCTGGGATCGCGAAACGTTCCTGGCCCAGACCTGCAACAAGGCGGGGCTGCCTCGCGATGCCTGGAAGGATTCGGACACGGACATTTTCTGGTTCGAGGCCGAGGTTTTCTGA
- a CDS encoding glycosyltransferase family A protein, with protein sequence MPILSVVIPNHDYGRFSNRLFQSLAAQSMGLDDVEILFIDDASSDDSVARAEQWAGRLNCERFVIERLERVGRPGPVRNHGLSMARGRYLFSLDPDDALRPDFMARCVDTLERNPKIAGVYPDYFEHTTTACREIRLPDFNQGRLRVENTLPPTAMYRREVWEAGVRYRANTDYEDWDFWVQCVAAGARFLHIPEPLYDYNFHDRNFSYRARLNDGPAKAAIVRNNPGFFHPEVAQWAEDLHRGRLHSQPFIRGYIPSPSDIRALFNAIEETVQNASGF encoded by the coding sequence ATGCCGATTCTTTCCGTCGTTATCCCGAACCACGACTACGGCCGATTCAGCAACAGGCTGTTTCAATCGCTGGCCGCGCAGTCCATGGGACTCGACGATGTGGAAATCCTGTTTATTGACGACGCCAGCAGCGACGACTCCGTGGCCCGAGCAGAGCAGTGGGCCGGACGGCTCAACTGTGAACGGTTTGTCATTGAGCGCCTGGAGCGCGTGGGCAGGCCCGGCCCGGTGCGCAACCATGGGCTTTCCATGGCACGGGGCCGCTACCTGTTCAGCCTGGACCCGGACGACGCTTTGCGCCCCGACTTCATGGCCCGCTGTGTCGACACTCTGGAACGCAACCCGAAGATAGCCGGGGTGTATCCGGACTACTTCGAGCATACCACGACCGCCTGCCGCGAAATACGGTTGCCCGACTTCAACCAGGGCCGGTTGCGGGTGGAAAACACCCTGCCTCCCACTGCCATGTATCGCCGCGAGGTATGGGAAGCGGGCGTTCGCTACCGCGCCAACACCGACTACGAGGACTGGGACTTCTGGGTGCAGTGCGTTGCCGCAGGAGCGCGCTTCCTGCATATCCCCGAGCCGCTCTACGACTACAATTTCCACGACCGGAACTTTTCCTACCGGGCGCGCTTGAACGACGGCCCGGCCAAGGCGGCCATCGTCCGCAACAACCCCGGCTTCTTCCACCCCGAGGTCGCGCAGTGGGCCGAAGACCTGCATCGCGGCCGCCTGCACTCGCAGCCCTTCATCCGGGGATACATTCCCTCCCCGAGCGACATCCGGGCTCTGTTCAACGCCATCGAGGAAACGGTCCAGAACGCTTCCGGCTTCTAG